In the genome of Nitrososphaerales archaeon, one region contains:
- a CDS encoding Lrp/AsnC ligand binding domain-containing protein, whose translation MPKALVLMNAELGYENKLVDELRKMPHVTEVYAVYGVYDVIIKVEADTMDQLRDAIATKLRRIDGIKSTLTMIIVEK comes from the coding sequence ATGCCAAAAGCCCTTGTGCTTATGAATGCTGAGCTGGGGTACGAAAACAAACTCGTTGATGAACTCAGGAAGATGCCACACGTAACGGAGGTATACGCTGTTTACGGCGTATATGATGTTATAATCAAGGTGGAAGCTGACACAATGGATCAGCTTAGGGATGCAATTGCTACGAAGTTGAGAAGGATAGACGGGATAAAATCTACCCTTACCATGATTATAGTCGAAAAATGA